One part of the Salmo salar chromosome ssa28, Ssal_v3.1, whole genome shotgun sequence genome encodes these proteins:
- the LOC106589319 gene encoding SRC kinase signaling inhibitor 1 isoform X4 yields MDLQKKQKYPASPCMSQGQGSPNCGRQQQQQPNYWSFKARTPRVIRSNPNQPALADQASRVSFASAESLETMSEAEVPLGFNRMNRLRQSLPLARSSSQAKLRAPGILFLQLGEEMRRVHLTHELTSLETLRALIVHMFPQRLTMAMLRCPSTALLIKDEARNVFYELEDPRDVQDRCVIKIYCKEPVYGTYSGHHNPHLANGDLRRDMVYTPQQDSPPNRRLSNAPASSASAPSGSPSRIRLLYGGGRPSSYAGQPHPQHHPQTHSLPHPHHSSPGGQSAAHHQHHPQQLHHQPQLQHHAQAGFSPSAILERRDVKPDEEVHGTGSRSMVLLRGDAGGIYADPYSLGQEGGRLSLAGPHSSLPPRGDAYGSLYRRGGGGGGGGGLGPGSVRSLTSYSAAALQGELMDSGVLYRPGGPLYNDAAYAASMLAMGFRLPTPSSPQKIPEMRDSYSGTMPGRGSPGRQTLRRDSVSSSVFGESPKARGQGSGLGSDQLCLMAGPGGEGGGFSSPLPGNETETRGRMEAMEKQIASLTGLLQTVLTRGPEAESPDKIETANDCSETDTLTPSAPLALMPPPLIGSSQPLTVSRLQMQIHLHGLQQNTSELRKQLSQLRNIQLENQDSVQSLLRQTESELSLMMLDAMRTQEDPLQRQRLLVEEERLKYLNQEELLIQQLHDLEKSVEELQRNLSVNHGLVTEQEVEQKSMELRSLGETLTELKNQFPSLQSKMRVVLRVEVEAVKFLKEEPHRLDALLKRCNTMTDTLTTLRSVLYATCMYRKVTEGLWKGQDDISSQSAKRTEHTGKSLDLDILTSPPLSLNDLGGSGSLANWMPVSGSDPDASGPEQDPHPTASYRSRVLDELPSRRGAGKSVSAEVRLAAERDWEEKRASLTQFSAQDINRLLEETQAELMKAIPDLDFAARQINKPAVPPKPHPKPQFTTPITTSTTTSTTTSATTATSTEHQPNMVQVTAQKLEGGSRCGSAELTVTRYRTEKPSKSPPPPPPRRSFPSAHGLTTNSTGEVIVTTKKKLEPEDVEAPKTLVKLRRTPSDTPRPTSTPPVIAASAIKDEDDEERIIADLEIFQRTTVKVSPPHSLPSTLPRPTPAARTLPCASGFLGRKNASNSPGGSKGPQSTVAARLKNLQQGSLERPKTRKQREDFPKIQGQQQVFHF; encoded by the exons ATGGACCTCCAAAAGAAGCAGAAGTACCCGGCCAGCCCCTGTATGTCTCAGGGCCAGGGCTCACCTAACTGTGGCCGCCAACAGCAG caACAGCCAAACTACTGGAGCTTCAAG GCCCGTACCCCCCGTGTGATCCGGTCCAACCCCAACCAGCCGGCTCTAGCCGACCAGGCCAGCAGAGTATCCTTTGCCTCGGCTGAGAGTCTGGAAACCATGTCTGAGGCTGAAGTTCCCCTCGGGTTCAACCGCATGAACCGCCTCCGCCAGAGCCTGCCCCTGGCGCGCTCATCCAGCCAGGCCAAGCTCCGCGCGCCAG GCATTCTCTTCCTCCAGCtgggggaggagatgaggagggtgCACCTGACCCATGAGCTGACCAGCCTGGAGACCCTGAGGGCCCTCATCGTCCACATGTTCCCCCAGAGGCTCACCATGGCAATGCTCAG GTGCCCCAGCACGGCCCTGCTCATCAAGGATGAGGCCCGTAACGTCTTCTATGAGCTGGAGGACCCACGAGACGTCCAGGACCGCTGTGTCATCAAGATCTACTGCAAGGAGCCTGTCTACGGCACCTACTCCGGTCACCACAACCCACACCTGGCCAACGGAGACCTCCGG AGGGATATGGTGTACACGCCCCAGCAGGATTCCCCGCCCAACCGTCGCCTCAGCAACGCCCCTGCCTCCTCCGCCTCTGCCCCCTCTGGCTCGCCGTCCCGCATCCGTCTCCTCTACGGTGGGGGCCGCCCATCCTCTTACGCTGGGCAACCTCACCCCCAGCATCATCCCCAAACCcactccctcccccacccccatcaCTCCTCGCCAGGTGGCCAGAGTGCGGCCCACCACCAGCATCACCCCCAGCAGCTCCACCACCAGCCCCAGCTACAGCACCACGCCCAGGCAGGTTTCTCCCCCAGTGCCATCCTGGAGCGTAGGGATGTTAAGCCCGATGAGGAGGTCCACGGCACTGGCTCCAGGAGCATGGTGCTCCTGCGGGGCGATGCAGGGGGGATCTATGCCGACCCCTATTCCCTGGGCCAGGAAGGAGGCCGCCTCAGCCTGGCGGGCCCCCACTCATCTCTACCCCCGAGAGGGGACGCCTACGGCTCTCTCTACCGGCGTGGAGGAGGCGGAGGGGGCGGAGGAGGGTTGGGACCTGGCTCCGTGCGGTCCCTCACTTCCTACTCGGCGGCGGCTCTGCAAGGAGAGCTGATGGACAGTGGCGTCCTCTACAGACCTGGAGGCCCACTGTATAATGATGCAGCCTACGCCGCGTCCATGTTGGCCATGGGCTTCCGGCTGCCAACCCCCTCGTCTCCGCAGAAAATTCCCGAAATGAGGGACTCGTATTCAGGCACCATGCCCGGCCGGGGCTCCCCTGGGAGGCAGACCCTGCGGAGGGACTCAGTATCCTCCTCCGTGTTCGGGGAGAGTCCCAAagctaggggtcaggggtcagggttgggaTCTGATCAGCTGTGCTTAATGGCTGGACCTGGAGGGGAGGGCGGTGGTTTCAGTTCACCTCTACCAGGCAATGAGACAGAGACCAG GGGGCGCATGGAGGCCATGGAGAAACAGATAGCCAGTCTGACTGGTCTACTGCAGACTGTTCTGACCAGGGGACCAGAGGCCGAGAGCCC GGACAAGATTGAGACGGCCAATGACTGCTCTGAGACAGACA CCCTGACACCGTCGGCTCCGTTGGCCCTGATGCCGCCACCACTCATAGGGTCCTCCCAGCCACTGACGGTGTCGCGGCTGCAGATGCAGATCCACCTGCATGGCCTGCAGCAGAACACCAGCGAGCTGCGCAAACAACTGTCCCAGCTGCGCAACATCCAG TTAGAGAACCAGGACTCAGTACAGTCCCTGCTGAGGCAGACCGAGTCGGAGCTGAGCCTTATGATGCTGGACGCCATGCGGACCCAGGAGGACCCTTTGCAGAGGCAGCGCCTcctagtggaggaggagagactcAAGTACCTCAACCAGGAAGAGCTGCTCATCCAGCAACTGCA TGATCTGGAGAAGTCAGTGGAGGAACTGCAGAGGAACTTGTCAGTCAACCACGGCCTGGTGACTGAGCAGGAAGTGGAGCAGAAGAGTATGGAGCTAAGGTCTTTGGGAGAGACCCTCACAGAGCTCAAGA acCAGTTCCCCAGTCTGCAGAGTAAGATGCGCGTGGTGTTGAGGGTGGAAGTGGAGGCTGTGAAGTTCCTGAAGGAGGAGCCACACAGACTGGACGCACTGCTGAAACGCTGTAACACCATGACCGACACACTGACCACACTACGCAG TGTATTGTATGCCACCTGTATGTACAGAAAAGTGACCGAGGGCCTGTGGAAAGGCCAGGATGACAtctccagccagtcagccaagcgAACGGAGCACACAGGAAAGAGCTTGGACCTCGACATACTGACCAGTCCACCACTCAGCCTCAATGACCTGGGTGGCAGTGGCAGCCTTGCCAACTGGATGCCCGTATCAGGCAGTGACCCAGATGCTTCGGGACCTGAGCAGGACCCCCACCCTACGGCCAGCTACAGAAGCCGGGTCCTGGACGAGCTGCCGAGCCGTCGCGGTGCTGGCAAATCAGTGTCCGCGGAGGTCAGACTG GCTGCAGAGCGGGACTGGGAGGAGAAGCGAGCTAGTCTGACCCAGTTCAGTGCCCAGGACATCAACCGTCTGCTGGAGGAGACCCAGGCTGAGCTGATGAAGGCCATCCCAGACCTAGACTTTGCTGCCAGGCAGATCAACAAGCCTGCTGTGCCCCCCAAACCCCACCCCAAACCTCAGTTTACCACCCCTAtcactacctccaccaccacctccaccaccactagcGCAACCACCGCTACCAGTACTGAGCACCAGCCCAACATGGTGCAGGTCACTGCCCAGAAGCTGGAGGGGGGCTCACGTTGCGGATCTG CAGAGCTGACCGTTACCAGGTATCGCACTGAGAAACCCTCTAAGTCTccgcctccaccccctcctcgcCGCAGCTTCCCATCAGCCCATGGGCTCACCACCAATAGCACTGGAGAAGTGATCGTCACCACCAAGAAg AAGCTGGAGCCAGAAGACGTCGAGGCTCCGAAGACTCTAGTCAAGCTGAGAAGGACGCCGTCTGATACCCCCCGCCCCACCTCCACTCCCCCCGTCATCGCCGCCTCAGCGATTAAAGATGAGGACGACGAAGAGAGGATCATTGCTGACCTAGAG ATATTTCAGCGAACCACTGTCAAAGTGTCCCCTCCCCACTCACTGCCCAGCACGCTACCGAGGCCTACTCCTGCAGCCCGTACCCTTCCTTGCGCCTCAGGCTTCCTGGGAAGAAAG AATGCCAGCAACTCACCAGGGGGATCCAAGGGACCCCAGTCAACTGTAGCGGCTAGACTGAAGAACCTCCAACAAGGCAGCCTCGAGAGGCCCAAGACCAGGAAGCAGAGAGAGGACTTCCCCAAGATCCAGGGCCAGCAGCAGGTATTCCACTTCTAG
- the LOC106589319 gene encoding SRC kinase signaling inhibitor 1 isoform X1: MDLQKKQKYPASPCMSQGQGSPNCGRQQQQQPNYWSFKARTPRVIRSNPNQPALADQASRVSFASAESLETMSEAEVPLGFNRMNRLRQSLPLARSSSQAKLRAPGILFLQLGEEMRRVHLTHELTSLETLRALIVHMFPQRLTMAMLRCPSTALLIKDEARNVFYELEDPRDVQDRCVIKIYCKEPVYGTYSGHHNPHLANGDLRRDMVYTPQQDSPPNRRLSNAPASSASAPSGSPSRIRLLYGGGRPSSYAGQPHPQHHPQTHSLPHPHHSSPGGQSAAHHQHHPQQLHHQPQLQHHAQAGFSPSAILERRDVKPDEEVHGTGSRSMVLLRGDAGGIYADPYSLGQEGGRLSLAGPHSSLPPRGDAYGSLYRRGGGGGGGGGLGPGSVRSLTSYSAAALQGELMDSGVLYRPGGPLYNDAAYAASMLAMGFRLPTPSSPQKIPEMRDSYSGTMPGRGSPGRQTLRRDSVSSSVFGESPKARGQGSGLGSDQLCLMAGPGGEGGGFSSPLPGNETETRGRMEAMEKQIASLTGLLQTVLTRGPEAESPDKIETANDCSETDTGRLKNKKALTPSAPLALMPPPLIGSSQPLTVSRLQMQIHLHGLQQNTSELRKQLSQLRNIQLENQDSVQSLLRQTESELSLMMLDAMRTQEDPLQRQRLLVEEERLKYLNQEELLIQQLHDLEKSVEELQRNLSVNHGLVTEQEVEQKSMELRSLGETLTELKNQFPSLQSKMRVVLRVEVEAVKFLKEEPHRLDALLKRCNTMTDTLTTLRSVLYATCMYRKVTEGLWKGQDDISSQSAKRTEHTGKSLDLDILTSPPLSLNDLGGSGSLANWMPVSGSDPDASGPEQDPHPTASYRSRVLDELPSRRGAGKSVSAEVRLAAERDWEEKRASLTQFSAQDINRLLEETQAELMKAIPDLDFAARQINKPAVPPKPHPKPQFTTPITTSTTTSTTTSATTATSTEHQPNMVQVTAQKLEGGSRCGSAELTVTRYRTEKPSKSPPPPPPRRSFPSAHGLTTNSTGEVIVTTKKKLEPEDVEAPKTLVKLRRTPSDTPRPTSTPPVIAASAIKDEDDEERIIADLEIFQRTTVKVSPPHSLPSTLPRPTPAARTLPCASGFLGRKNASNSPGGSKGPQSTVAARLKNLQQGSLERPKTRKQREDFPKIQGQQQVFHF; this comes from the exons ATGGACCTCCAAAAGAAGCAGAAGTACCCGGCCAGCCCCTGTATGTCTCAGGGCCAGGGCTCACCTAACTGTGGCCGCCAACAGCAG caACAGCCAAACTACTGGAGCTTCAAG GCCCGTACCCCCCGTGTGATCCGGTCCAACCCCAACCAGCCGGCTCTAGCCGACCAGGCCAGCAGAGTATCCTTTGCCTCGGCTGAGAGTCTGGAAACCATGTCTGAGGCTGAAGTTCCCCTCGGGTTCAACCGCATGAACCGCCTCCGCCAGAGCCTGCCCCTGGCGCGCTCATCCAGCCAGGCCAAGCTCCGCGCGCCAG GCATTCTCTTCCTCCAGCtgggggaggagatgaggagggtgCACCTGACCCATGAGCTGACCAGCCTGGAGACCCTGAGGGCCCTCATCGTCCACATGTTCCCCCAGAGGCTCACCATGGCAATGCTCAG GTGCCCCAGCACGGCCCTGCTCATCAAGGATGAGGCCCGTAACGTCTTCTATGAGCTGGAGGACCCACGAGACGTCCAGGACCGCTGTGTCATCAAGATCTACTGCAAGGAGCCTGTCTACGGCACCTACTCCGGTCACCACAACCCACACCTGGCCAACGGAGACCTCCGG AGGGATATGGTGTACACGCCCCAGCAGGATTCCCCGCCCAACCGTCGCCTCAGCAACGCCCCTGCCTCCTCCGCCTCTGCCCCCTCTGGCTCGCCGTCCCGCATCCGTCTCCTCTACGGTGGGGGCCGCCCATCCTCTTACGCTGGGCAACCTCACCCCCAGCATCATCCCCAAACCcactccctcccccacccccatcaCTCCTCGCCAGGTGGCCAGAGTGCGGCCCACCACCAGCATCACCCCCAGCAGCTCCACCACCAGCCCCAGCTACAGCACCACGCCCAGGCAGGTTTCTCCCCCAGTGCCATCCTGGAGCGTAGGGATGTTAAGCCCGATGAGGAGGTCCACGGCACTGGCTCCAGGAGCATGGTGCTCCTGCGGGGCGATGCAGGGGGGATCTATGCCGACCCCTATTCCCTGGGCCAGGAAGGAGGCCGCCTCAGCCTGGCGGGCCCCCACTCATCTCTACCCCCGAGAGGGGACGCCTACGGCTCTCTCTACCGGCGTGGAGGAGGCGGAGGGGGCGGAGGAGGGTTGGGACCTGGCTCCGTGCGGTCCCTCACTTCCTACTCGGCGGCGGCTCTGCAAGGAGAGCTGATGGACAGTGGCGTCCTCTACAGACCTGGAGGCCCACTGTATAATGATGCAGCCTACGCCGCGTCCATGTTGGCCATGGGCTTCCGGCTGCCAACCCCCTCGTCTCCGCAGAAAATTCCCGAAATGAGGGACTCGTATTCAGGCACCATGCCCGGCCGGGGCTCCCCTGGGAGGCAGACCCTGCGGAGGGACTCAGTATCCTCCTCCGTGTTCGGGGAGAGTCCCAAagctaggggtcaggggtcagggttgggaTCTGATCAGCTGTGCTTAATGGCTGGACCTGGAGGGGAGGGCGGTGGTTTCAGTTCACCTCTACCAGGCAATGAGACAGAGACCAG GGGGCGCATGGAGGCCATGGAGAAACAGATAGCCAGTCTGACTGGTCTACTGCAGACTGTTCTGACCAGGGGACCAGAGGCCGAGAGCCC GGACAAGATTGAGACGGCCAATGACTGCTCTGAGACAGACA CTGGACGGTTAAAAAACAAGAAAG CCCTGACACCGTCGGCTCCGTTGGCCCTGATGCCGCCACCACTCATAGGGTCCTCCCAGCCACTGACGGTGTCGCGGCTGCAGATGCAGATCCACCTGCATGGCCTGCAGCAGAACACCAGCGAGCTGCGCAAACAACTGTCCCAGCTGCGCAACATCCAG TTAGAGAACCAGGACTCAGTACAGTCCCTGCTGAGGCAGACCGAGTCGGAGCTGAGCCTTATGATGCTGGACGCCATGCGGACCCAGGAGGACCCTTTGCAGAGGCAGCGCCTcctagtggaggaggagagactcAAGTACCTCAACCAGGAAGAGCTGCTCATCCAGCAACTGCA TGATCTGGAGAAGTCAGTGGAGGAACTGCAGAGGAACTTGTCAGTCAACCACGGCCTGGTGACTGAGCAGGAAGTGGAGCAGAAGAGTATGGAGCTAAGGTCTTTGGGAGAGACCCTCACAGAGCTCAAGA acCAGTTCCCCAGTCTGCAGAGTAAGATGCGCGTGGTGTTGAGGGTGGAAGTGGAGGCTGTGAAGTTCCTGAAGGAGGAGCCACACAGACTGGACGCACTGCTGAAACGCTGTAACACCATGACCGACACACTGACCACACTACGCAG TGTATTGTATGCCACCTGTATGTACAGAAAAGTGACCGAGGGCCTGTGGAAAGGCCAGGATGACAtctccagccagtcagccaagcgAACGGAGCACACAGGAAAGAGCTTGGACCTCGACATACTGACCAGTCCACCACTCAGCCTCAATGACCTGGGTGGCAGTGGCAGCCTTGCCAACTGGATGCCCGTATCAGGCAGTGACCCAGATGCTTCGGGACCTGAGCAGGACCCCCACCCTACGGCCAGCTACAGAAGCCGGGTCCTGGACGAGCTGCCGAGCCGTCGCGGTGCTGGCAAATCAGTGTCCGCGGAGGTCAGACTG GCTGCAGAGCGGGACTGGGAGGAGAAGCGAGCTAGTCTGACCCAGTTCAGTGCCCAGGACATCAACCGTCTGCTGGAGGAGACCCAGGCTGAGCTGATGAAGGCCATCCCAGACCTAGACTTTGCTGCCAGGCAGATCAACAAGCCTGCTGTGCCCCCCAAACCCCACCCCAAACCTCAGTTTACCACCCCTAtcactacctccaccaccacctccaccaccactagcGCAACCACCGCTACCAGTACTGAGCACCAGCCCAACATGGTGCAGGTCACTGCCCAGAAGCTGGAGGGGGGCTCACGTTGCGGATCTG CAGAGCTGACCGTTACCAGGTATCGCACTGAGAAACCCTCTAAGTCTccgcctccaccccctcctcgcCGCAGCTTCCCATCAGCCCATGGGCTCACCACCAATAGCACTGGAGAAGTGATCGTCACCACCAAGAAg AAGCTGGAGCCAGAAGACGTCGAGGCTCCGAAGACTCTAGTCAAGCTGAGAAGGACGCCGTCTGATACCCCCCGCCCCACCTCCACTCCCCCCGTCATCGCCGCCTCAGCGATTAAAGATGAGGACGACGAAGAGAGGATCATTGCTGACCTAGAG ATATTTCAGCGAACCACTGTCAAAGTGTCCCCTCCCCACTCACTGCCCAGCACGCTACCGAGGCCTACTCCTGCAGCCCGTACCCTTCCTTGCGCCTCAGGCTTCCTGGGAAGAAAG AATGCCAGCAACTCACCAGGGGGATCCAAGGGACCCCAGTCAACTGTAGCGGCTAGACTGAAGAACCTCCAACAAGGCAGCCTCGAGAGGCCCAAGACCAGGAAGCAGAGAGAGGACTTCCCCAAGATCCAGGGCCAGCAGCAGGTATTCCACTTCTAG
- the LOC106589319 gene encoding SRC kinase signaling inhibitor 1 isoform X3, with translation MDLQKKQKYPASPCMSQGQGSPNCGRQQQQQPNYWSFKARTPRVIRSNPNQPALADQASRVSFASAESLETMSEAEVPLGFNRMNRLRQSLPLARSSSQAKLRAPGILFLQLGEEMRRVHLTHELTSLETLRALIVHMFPQRLTMAMLRCPSTALLIKDEARNVFYELEDPRDVQDRCVIKIYCKEPVYGTYSGHHNPHLANGDLRRDMVYTPQQDSPPNRRLSNAPASSASAPSGSPSRIRLLYGGGRPSSYAGQPHPQHHPQTHSLPHPHHSSPGGQSAAHHQHHPQQLHHQPQLQHHAQAGFSPSAILERRDVKPDEEVHGTGSRSMVLLRGDAGGIYADPYSLGQEGGRLSLAGPHSSLPPRGDAYGSLYRRGGGGGGGGGLGPGSVRSLTSYSAAALQGELMDSGVLYRPGGPLYNDAAYAASMLAMGFRLPTPSSPQKIPEMRDSYSGTMPGRGSPGRQTLRRDSVSSSVFGESPKARGQGSGLGSDQLCLMAGPGGEGGGFSSPLPGNETETRGRMEAMEKQIASLTGLLQTVLTRGPEAESPDKIETANDCSETDTGRLKNKKALTPSAPLALMPPPLIGSSQPLTVSRLQMQIHLHGLQQNTSELRKQLSQLRNIQLENQDSVQSLLRQTESELSLMMLDAMRTQEDPLQRQRLLVEEERLKYLNQEELLIQQLHDLEKSVEELQRNLSVNHGLVTEQEVEQKSMELRSLGETLTELKNQFPSLQSKMRVVLRVEVEAVKFLKEEPHRLDALLKRCNTMTDTLTTLRSVLYATCMYRKVTEGLWKGQDDISSQSAKRTEHTGKSLDLDILTSPPLSLNDLGGSGSLANWMPVSGSDPDASGPEQDPHPTASYRSRVLDELPSRRGAGKSVSAEVRLAAERDWEEKRASLTQFSAQDINRLLEETQAELMKAIPDLDFAARQINKPAVPPKPHPKPQFTTPITTSTTTSTTTSATTATSTEHQPNMVQVTAQKLEGGSRCGSELTVTRYRTEKPSKSPPPPPPRRSFPSAHGLTTNSTGEVIVTTKKKLEPEDVEAPKTLVKLRRTPSDTPRPTSTPPVIAASAIKDEDDEERIIADLEIFQRTTVKVSPPHSLPSTLPRPTPAARTLPCASGFLGRKNASNSPGGSKGPQSTVAARLKNLQQGSLERPKTRKQREDFPKIQGQQQVFHF, from the exons ATGGACCTCCAAAAGAAGCAGAAGTACCCGGCCAGCCCCTGTATGTCTCAGGGCCAGGGCTCACCTAACTGTGGCCGCCAACAGCAG caACAGCCAAACTACTGGAGCTTCAAG GCCCGTACCCCCCGTGTGATCCGGTCCAACCCCAACCAGCCGGCTCTAGCCGACCAGGCCAGCAGAGTATCCTTTGCCTCGGCTGAGAGTCTGGAAACCATGTCTGAGGCTGAAGTTCCCCTCGGGTTCAACCGCATGAACCGCCTCCGCCAGAGCCTGCCCCTGGCGCGCTCATCCAGCCAGGCCAAGCTCCGCGCGCCAG GCATTCTCTTCCTCCAGCtgggggaggagatgaggagggtgCACCTGACCCATGAGCTGACCAGCCTGGAGACCCTGAGGGCCCTCATCGTCCACATGTTCCCCCAGAGGCTCACCATGGCAATGCTCAG GTGCCCCAGCACGGCCCTGCTCATCAAGGATGAGGCCCGTAACGTCTTCTATGAGCTGGAGGACCCACGAGACGTCCAGGACCGCTGTGTCATCAAGATCTACTGCAAGGAGCCTGTCTACGGCACCTACTCCGGTCACCACAACCCACACCTGGCCAACGGAGACCTCCGG AGGGATATGGTGTACACGCCCCAGCAGGATTCCCCGCCCAACCGTCGCCTCAGCAACGCCCCTGCCTCCTCCGCCTCTGCCCCCTCTGGCTCGCCGTCCCGCATCCGTCTCCTCTACGGTGGGGGCCGCCCATCCTCTTACGCTGGGCAACCTCACCCCCAGCATCATCCCCAAACCcactccctcccccacccccatcaCTCCTCGCCAGGTGGCCAGAGTGCGGCCCACCACCAGCATCACCCCCAGCAGCTCCACCACCAGCCCCAGCTACAGCACCACGCCCAGGCAGGTTTCTCCCCCAGTGCCATCCTGGAGCGTAGGGATGTTAAGCCCGATGAGGAGGTCCACGGCACTGGCTCCAGGAGCATGGTGCTCCTGCGGGGCGATGCAGGGGGGATCTATGCCGACCCCTATTCCCTGGGCCAGGAAGGAGGCCGCCTCAGCCTGGCGGGCCCCCACTCATCTCTACCCCCGAGAGGGGACGCCTACGGCTCTCTCTACCGGCGTGGAGGAGGCGGAGGGGGCGGAGGAGGGTTGGGACCTGGCTCCGTGCGGTCCCTCACTTCCTACTCGGCGGCGGCTCTGCAAGGAGAGCTGATGGACAGTGGCGTCCTCTACAGACCTGGAGGCCCACTGTATAATGATGCAGCCTACGCCGCGTCCATGTTGGCCATGGGCTTCCGGCTGCCAACCCCCTCGTCTCCGCAGAAAATTCCCGAAATGAGGGACTCGTATTCAGGCACCATGCCCGGCCGGGGCTCCCCTGGGAGGCAGACCCTGCGGAGGGACTCAGTATCCTCCTCCGTGTTCGGGGAGAGTCCCAAagctaggggtcaggggtcagggttgggaTCTGATCAGCTGTGCTTAATGGCTGGACCTGGAGGGGAGGGCGGTGGTTTCAGTTCACCTCTACCAGGCAATGAGACAGAGACCAG GGGGCGCATGGAGGCCATGGAGAAACAGATAGCCAGTCTGACTGGTCTACTGCAGACTGTTCTGACCAGGGGACCAGAGGCCGAGAGCCC GGACAAGATTGAGACGGCCAATGACTGCTCTGAGACAGACA CTGGACGGTTAAAAAACAAGAAAG CCCTGACACCGTCGGCTCCGTTGGCCCTGATGCCGCCACCACTCATAGGGTCCTCCCAGCCACTGACGGTGTCGCGGCTGCAGATGCAGATCCACCTGCATGGCCTGCAGCAGAACACCAGCGAGCTGCGCAAACAACTGTCCCAGCTGCGCAACATCCAG TTAGAGAACCAGGACTCAGTACAGTCCCTGCTGAGGCAGACCGAGTCGGAGCTGAGCCTTATGATGCTGGACGCCATGCGGACCCAGGAGGACCCTTTGCAGAGGCAGCGCCTcctagtggaggaggagagactcAAGTACCTCAACCAGGAAGAGCTGCTCATCCAGCAACTGCA TGATCTGGAGAAGTCAGTGGAGGAACTGCAGAGGAACTTGTCAGTCAACCACGGCCTGGTGACTGAGCAGGAAGTGGAGCAGAAGAGTATGGAGCTAAGGTCTTTGGGAGAGACCCTCACAGAGCTCAAGA acCAGTTCCCCAGTCTGCAGAGTAAGATGCGCGTGGTGTTGAGGGTGGAAGTGGAGGCTGTGAAGTTCCTGAAGGAGGAGCCACACAGACTGGACGCACTGCTGAAACGCTGTAACACCATGACCGACACACTGACCACACTACGCAG TGTATTGTATGCCACCTGTATGTACAGAAAAGTGACCGAGGGCCTGTGGAAAGGCCAGGATGACAtctccagccagtcagccaagcgAACGGAGCACACAGGAAAGAGCTTGGACCTCGACATACTGACCAGTCCACCACTCAGCCTCAATGACCTGGGTGGCAGTGGCAGCCTTGCCAACTGGATGCCCGTATCAGGCAGTGACCCAGATGCTTCGGGACCTGAGCAGGACCCCCACCCTACGGCCAGCTACAGAAGCCGGGTCCTGGACGAGCTGCCGAGCCGTCGCGGTGCTGGCAAATCAGTGTCCGCGGAGGTCAGACTG GCTGCAGAGCGGGACTGGGAGGAGAAGCGAGCTAGTCTGACCCAGTTCAGTGCCCAGGACATCAACCGTCTGCTGGAGGAGACCCAGGCTGAGCTGATGAAGGCCATCCCAGACCTAGACTTTGCTGCCAGGCAGATCAACAAGCCTGCTGTGCCCCCCAAACCCCACCCCAAACCTCAGTTTACCACCCCTAtcactacctccaccaccacctccaccaccactagcGCAACCACCGCTACCAGTACTGAGCACCAGCCCAACATGGTGCAGGTCACTGCCCAGAAGCTGGAGGGGGGCTCACGTTGCGGATCTG AGCTGACCGTTACCAGGTATCGCACTGAGAAACCCTCTAAGTCTccgcctccaccccctcctcgcCGCAGCTTCCCATCAGCCCATGGGCTCACCACCAATAGCACTGGAGAAGTGATCGTCACCACCAAGAAg AAGCTGGAGCCAGAAGACGTCGAGGCTCCGAAGACTCTAGTCAAGCTGAGAAGGACGCCGTCTGATACCCCCCGCCCCACCTCCACTCCCCCCGTCATCGCCGCCTCAGCGATTAAAGATGAGGACGACGAAGAGAGGATCATTGCTGACCTAGAG ATATTTCAGCGAACCACTGTCAAAGTGTCCCCTCCCCACTCACTGCCCAGCACGCTACCGAGGCCTACTCCTGCAGCCCGTACCCTTCCTTGCGCCTCAGGCTTCCTGGGAAGAAAG AATGCCAGCAACTCACCAGGGGGATCCAAGGGACCCCAGTCAACTGTAGCGGCTAGACTGAAGAACCTCCAACAAGGCAGCCTCGAGAGGCCCAAGACCAGGAAGCAGAGAGAGGACTTCCCCAAGATCCAGGGCCAGCAGCAGGTATTCCACTTCTAG